The Cynocephalus volans isolate mCynVol1 chromosome 2, mCynVol1.pri, whole genome shotgun sequence genome window below encodes:
- the GRK6 gene encoding G protein-coupled receptor kinase 6 isoform X2, whose amino-acid sequence MELENIVANTVLLKAREGGGGNRKGKSKKWRQMLQFPHISLCEELRRSLERDYHSLCERQPIGRLLFREFCATRPELTRCIAFLDGVAEYEVTPDEKRKACGQRLMQNFLSHTGPDLIPEVPRQLVTNCAQRLEQGPCKDLFQELTRLTHEYLSVAPFADYLDSIYFNRFLQWKWLERQPVTKNTFRQYRVLGKGGFGEVCACQVRATGKMYACKKLEKKRIKKRKGEAMALNEKQILEKVNSRFVVSLAYAYETKDALCLVLTLMNGGDLKFHIYHMGQAGFPEARAVFYAAEICCGLEDLHRERIVYRDLKPENILLDDHGHIRISDLGLAVHVPEGQTIKGRVGTVGYMAPEVVKNERYTFSPDWWALGCLLYEMIAGQSPFQQRKKKIKREEVERLVKEVPEEYSERFSPQARSLCSQLLCKDPAERLGCRGGSAREVKEHPLFKKLNFKRLGAGMLEPPFKPDPQAIYCKDVLDIEQFSTVKGVELEPADQDFYQKFATGSVPIPWQNEMVETECFQELNVFGLDGSVPPDLDWKGQPPAPPKKGLLQRLFSRQR is encoded by the exons ATGGAGCTCGAGAACATCGTAGCGAACACAGTGCTACTCAAGGCCCGGGAAG GTGGCGGTGGCAATCGCAAAGGCAAAAGCAAGAAATGGCGGCAGATGCTGCAGTTCCCCCACATCAGCCTGTGCGAGGAGCTGCGGCGCAGCCTTG AGCGTGACTACCACAGCCTGTGTGAGCGGCAGCCCATTGGGCGCCTGCTGTTCCGCGAGTTCTGTGCAACGAGGCCTGAGCTGACCCGCTGTATTGCCTTCCTGGATGGGGTG GCTGAGTACGAAGTGACCCCTGATGAGAAGCGGAAGGCATGTGGGCAGCGGCTAATGCAGAATTTTCTGAGCCACACG GGTCCTGACCTCATCCCTGAGGTCCCCCGCCAGCTGGTGACTAACTGTGCCCAGCGGCTGGAGCAGGGGCCCTGCAAAGACCTCTTCCAGGAGCTCACCCG ACTGACCCACGAGTACCTGAGTGTGGCCCCTTTTGCCGACTACCTCGACAGCATCTACTTCAACCGTTTCCTGCAGTGGAAGTGGCTAGAAAG GCAGCCAGTGACCAAAAACACCTTCAGGCAGTACCGAGTCCTAGGCAAAGGCGGCTTTGGGGAG GTGTGCGCCTGCCAGGTACGGGCAACAGGCAAGATGTACGCCTGCAAAAAGCTGGAGAAGAAGCGGATCAAGAAGCGGAAAGGGGAGGCCATGGCGCTCAACGAGAAGCAGATCCTGGAGAAAGTGAACAGTAGGTTTGTA GTGAGCCTGGCCTACGCCTATGAGACCAAGGATGCACTGTGCCTGGTGCTGACACTGATGAATGGAGGTGACCTCAAGTTCCACATCTACCACATGGGCCAGGCTGGCTTCCCTGAAGCACGTGCCGTCTTCTACGCTGCTGAGATCTGCTGCGGCCTGGAGGACCTGCACCGGGAGCGTATTGTGTACAG GGACCTGAAGCCAGAGAACATCCTGCTGGATGACCACG GCCACATCCGCATCTCTGACCTGGGCCTGGCTGTGCATGTGCCCGAGGGCCAGACCATCAAAGGCCGTGTAGGCACCGTGGGCTACATGG CTCCAGAGGTGGTGAAGAATGAGCGGTACACGTTCAGCCCTGACTGGTGGGCACTAGGCTGCCTACTGTACGAGATGATCGCAGGGCAGTCACCCTTCcagcagaggaaaaagaagatcaaGCGGGAGGAGGTGGAGCGGCTGGTGAAGGAGGTGCCCGAGGAATATTCCGAGCGCTTTTCCCCACAGGCCCGCTCCCTCTGCTCCCAG CTCCTCTGTAAGGACCCTGCTGAACGCCTGGGGTGTCGTGGGGGCAGTGCCCGCGAGGTGAAGGAGCACCCCCTATTCAAGAAGCTGAACTTCAAGCGGCTGGGAGCTGGCATGCTGGAGCCACCCTTCAAGCCCGAC ccccaggccatTTATTGTAAGGACGTCCTGGACATTGAGCAGTTCTCCACAGTTAAGGGTGTAGAGCTGGAGCCTGCCGACCAGGACTTCTACCAGAAGTTTGCCACAGGCAGCGTACCCATCCCCTGGCAGAATGAG ATGGTGGAGACTGAGTGTTTCCAGGAGCTGAATGTCTTCGGGCTGGATGGCTCGGTTCCCCCAGACCTGGACTGGAAGGGCCAGCCACCTGCGCCCCCCAAGAAGGGACTTCTGCAGAGACTCTTCAGTCGCCAG agGTGA
- the GRK6 gene encoding G protein-coupled receptor kinase 6 isoform X1, protein MELENIVANTVLLKAREGGGGNRKGKSKKWRQMLQFPHISLCEELRRSLERDYHSLCERQPIGRLLFREFCATRPELTRCIAFLDGVAEYEVTPDEKRKACGQRLMQNFLSHTGPDLIPEVPRQLVTNCAQRLEQGPCKDLFQELTRLTHEYLSVAPFADYLDSIYFNRFLQWKWLERQPVTKNTFRQYRVLGKGGFGEVCACQVRATGKMYACKKLEKKRIKKRKGEAMALNEKQILEKVNSRFVVSLAYAYETKDALCLVLTLMNGGDLKFHIYHMGQAGFPEARAVFYAAEICCGLEDLHRERIVYRDLKPENILLDDHGHIRISDLGLAVHVPEGQTIKGRVGTVGYMAPEVVKNERYTFSPDWWALGCLLYEMIAGQSPFQQRKKKIKREEVERLVKEVPEEYSERFSPQARSLCSQLLCKDPAERLGCRGGSAREVKEHPLFKKLNFKRLGAGMLEPPFKPDPQAIYCKDVLDIEQFSTVKGVELEPADQDFYQKFATGSVPIPWQNEMVETECFQELNVFGLDGSVPPDLDWKGQPPAPPKKGLLQRLFSRQDCCGNCSDSEEELPTRLELPTHLELPTRL, encoded by the exons ATGGAGCTCGAGAACATCGTAGCGAACACAGTGCTACTCAAGGCCCGGGAAG GTGGCGGTGGCAATCGCAAAGGCAAAAGCAAGAAATGGCGGCAGATGCTGCAGTTCCCCCACATCAGCCTGTGCGAGGAGCTGCGGCGCAGCCTTG AGCGTGACTACCACAGCCTGTGTGAGCGGCAGCCCATTGGGCGCCTGCTGTTCCGCGAGTTCTGTGCAACGAGGCCTGAGCTGACCCGCTGTATTGCCTTCCTGGATGGGGTG GCTGAGTACGAAGTGACCCCTGATGAGAAGCGGAAGGCATGTGGGCAGCGGCTAATGCAGAATTTTCTGAGCCACACG GGTCCTGACCTCATCCCTGAGGTCCCCCGCCAGCTGGTGACTAACTGTGCCCAGCGGCTGGAGCAGGGGCCCTGCAAAGACCTCTTCCAGGAGCTCACCCG ACTGACCCACGAGTACCTGAGTGTGGCCCCTTTTGCCGACTACCTCGACAGCATCTACTTCAACCGTTTCCTGCAGTGGAAGTGGCTAGAAAG GCAGCCAGTGACCAAAAACACCTTCAGGCAGTACCGAGTCCTAGGCAAAGGCGGCTTTGGGGAG GTGTGCGCCTGCCAGGTACGGGCAACAGGCAAGATGTACGCCTGCAAAAAGCTGGAGAAGAAGCGGATCAAGAAGCGGAAAGGGGAGGCCATGGCGCTCAACGAGAAGCAGATCCTGGAGAAAGTGAACAGTAGGTTTGTA GTGAGCCTGGCCTACGCCTATGAGACCAAGGATGCACTGTGCCTGGTGCTGACACTGATGAATGGAGGTGACCTCAAGTTCCACATCTACCACATGGGCCAGGCTGGCTTCCCTGAAGCACGTGCCGTCTTCTACGCTGCTGAGATCTGCTGCGGCCTGGAGGACCTGCACCGGGAGCGTATTGTGTACAG GGACCTGAAGCCAGAGAACATCCTGCTGGATGACCACG GCCACATCCGCATCTCTGACCTGGGCCTGGCTGTGCATGTGCCCGAGGGCCAGACCATCAAAGGCCGTGTAGGCACCGTGGGCTACATGG CTCCAGAGGTGGTGAAGAATGAGCGGTACACGTTCAGCCCTGACTGGTGGGCACTAGGCTGCCTACTGTACGAGATGATCGCAGGGCAGTCACCCTTCcagcagaggaaaaagaagatcaaGCGGGAGGAGGTGGAGCGGCTGGTGAAGGAGGTGCCCGAGGAATATTCCGAGCGCTTTTCCCCACAGGCCCGCTCCCTCTGCTCCCAG CTCCTCTGTAAGGACCCTGCTGAACGCCTGGGGTGTCGTGGGGGCAGTGCCCGCGAGGTGAAGGAGCACCCCCTATTCAAGAAGCTGAACTTCAAGCGGCTGGGAGCTGGCATGCTGGAGCCACCCTTCAAGCCCGAC ccccaggccatTTATTGTAAGGACGTCCTGGACATTGAGCAGTTCTCCACAGTTAAGGGTGTAGAGCTGGAGCCTGCCGACCAGGACTTCTACCAGAAGTTTGCCACAGGCAGCGTACCCATCCCCTGGCAGAATGAG ATGGTGGAGACTGAGTGTTTCCAGGAGCTGAATGTCTTCGGGCTGGATGGCTCGGTTCCCCCAGACCTGGACTGGAAGGGCCAGCCACCTGCGCCCCCCAAGAAGGGACTTCTGCAGAGACTCTTCAGTCGCCAG GATTGCTGTGGGAACTGCAGCGACAGTGAGGAAGAGCTCCCCACCCGGCTTGAGCTCCCTACCCACCTCGAGCTCCCCACCCGCCTCTAG
- the GRK6 gene encoding G protein-coupled receptor kinase 6 isoform X3: protein MELENIVANTVLLKAREGGGGNRKGKSKKWRQMLQFPHISLCEELRRSLERDYHSLCERQPIGRLLFREFCATRPELTRCIAFLDGVAEYEVTPDEKRKACGQRLMQNFLSHTGPDLIPEVPRQLVTNCAQRLEQGPCKDLFQELTRLTHEYLSVAPFADYLDSIYFNRFLQWKWLERQPVTKNTFRQYRVLGKGGFGEVCACQVRATGKMYACKKLEKKRIKKRKGEAMALNEKQILEKVNSRFVVSLAYAYETKDALCLVLTLMNGGDLKFHIYHMGQAGFPEARAVFYAAEICCGLEDLHRERIVYRDLKPENILLDDHGHIRISDLGLAVHVPEGQTIKGRVGTVGYMAPEVVKNERYTFSPDWWALGCLLYEMIAGQSPFQQRKKKIKREEVERLVKEVPEEYSERFSPQARSLCSQLLCKDPAERLGCRGGSAREVKEHPLFKKLNFKRLGAGMLEPPFKPDPQAIYCKDVLDIEQFSTVKGVELEPADQDFYQKFATGSVPIPWQNEMVETECFQELNVFGLDGSVPPDLDWKGQPPAPPKKGLLQRLFSRQRIAVGTAATVRKSSPPGLSSLPTSSSPPASSPELEAPSCGWR, encoded by the exons ATGGAGCTCGAGAACATCGTAGCGAACACAGTGCTACTCAAGGCCCGGGAAG GTGGCGGTGGCAATCGCAAAGGCAAAAGCAAGAAATGGCGGCAGATGCTGCAGTTCCCCCACATCAGCCTGTGCGAGGAGCTGCGGCGCAGCCTTG AGCGTGACTACCACAGCCTGTGTGAGCGGCAGCCCATTGGGCGCCTGCTGTTCCGCGAGTTCTGTGCAACGAGGCCTGAGCTGACCCGCTGTATTGCCTTCCTGGATGGGGTG GCTGAGTACGAAGTGACCCCTGATGAGAAGCGGAAGGCATGTGGGCAGCGGCTAATGCAGAATTTTCTGAGCCACACG GGTCCTGACCTCATCCCTGAGGTCCCCCGCCAGCTGGTGACTAACTGTGCCCAGCGGCTGGAGCAGGGGCCCTGCAAAGACCTCTTCCAGGAGCTCACCCG ACTGACCCACGAGTACCTGAGTGTGGCCCCTTTTGCCGACTACCTCGACAGCATCTACTTCAACCGTTTCCTGCAGTGGAAGTGGCTAGAAAG GCAGCCAGTGACCAAAAACACCTTCAGGCAGTACCGAGTCCTAGGCAAAGGCGGCTTTGGGGAG GTGTGCGCCTGCCAGGTACGGGCAACAGGCAAGATGTACGCCTGCAAAAAGCTGGAGAAGAAGCGGATCAAGAAGCGGAAAGGGGAGGCCATGGCGCTCAACGAGAAGCAGATCCTGGAGAAAGTGAACAGTAGGTTTGTA GTGAGCCTGGCCTACGCCTATGAGACCAAGGATGCACTGTGCCTGGTGCTGACACTGATGAATGGAGGTGACCTCAAGTTCCACATCTACCACATGGGCCAGGCTGGCTTCCCTGAAGCACGTGCCGTCTTCTACGCTGCTGAGATCTGCTGCGGCCTGGAGGACCTGCACCGGGAGCGTATTGTGTACAG GGACCTGAAGCCAGAGAACATCCTGCTGGATGACCACG GCCACATCCGCATCTCTGACCTGGGCCTGGCTGTGCATGTGCCCGAGGGCCAGACCATCAAAGGCCGTGTAGGCACCGTGGGCTACATGG CTCCAGAGGTGGTGAAGAATGAGCGGTACACGTTCAGCCCTGACTGGTGGGCACTAGGCTGCCTACTGTACGAGATGATCGCAGGGCAGTCACCCTTCcagcagaggaaaaagaagatcaaGCGGGAGGAGGTGGAGCGGCTGGTGAAGGAGGTGCCCGAGGAATATTCCGAGCGCTTTTCCCCACAGGCCCGCTCCCTCTGCTCCCAG CTCCTCTGTAAGGACCCTGCTGAACGCCTGGGGTGTCGTGGGGGCAGTGCCCGCGAGGTGAAGGAGCACCCCCTATTCAAGAAGCTGAACTTCAAGCGGCTGGGAGCTGGCATGCTGGAGCCACCCTTCAAGCCCGAC ccccaggccatTTATTGTAAGGACGTCCTGGACATTGAGCAGTTCTCCACAGTTAAGGGTGTAGAGCTGGAGCCTGCCGACCAGGACTTCTACCAGAAGTTTGCCACAGGCAGCGTACCCATCCCCTGGCAGAATGAG ATGGTGGAGACTGAGTGTTTCCAGGAGCTGAATGTCTTCGGGCTGGATGGCTCGGTTCCCCCAGACCTGGACTGGAAGGGCCAGCCACCTGCGCCCCCCAAGAAGGGACTTCTGCAGAGACTCTTCAGTCGCCAG CG GATTGCTGTGGGAACTGCAGCGACAGTGAGGAAGAGCTCCCCACCCGGCTTGAGCTCCCTACCCACCTCGAGCTCCCCACCCGCCTCTAGCCCCGAGCTTGAGGCCCCCTCCTGCGGTTGGCGGTAG
- the PRR7 gene encoding proline-rich protein 7, with protein MVMSQGTYTFLTCFAGFWLIWGLIVLLCCFCSFLRRRLKRRQEERLREQNLRALELEPLELEGSVAGSPPGLAPPPPPHRGRLEAPAHSHPHVHVHPLLHHGSAPPHTHPHPHHHALPHPPPPHLAVPPRPWSYPRQAESDMSKPPCYEEAVLMAEPPPPYSEVLTDTRGLYRKIVTPFLSRRDSAEKQEQPPPSYKPLFLDRGYTSALHLPSAPRPAPPCPALCLQADRGRRVFPSWTDSELSSREPLEHGAWRLPVSIPLFGRTTAV; from the exons ATGGTGATGTCCCAGGGCACCTACACGTTCCTCACGTGCTTCGCCGGCTTCTGGCTCATCTGGGGGCTCATCGTCCTGctctgctgcttctgcagctTCCTGCGCCGCCGTCTCAAACGGCGCCAGGAGGAGCGACTGCGCGAGCAGAATCTGCGCGCCCTAGAGCTGGAGCCACTGGAGCTTGAGGGTAGCGTGGCCGGGAGCCCCCCGGGTCtggcgccgccgccgccaccgcacCGCGGCCGCCTGGAGGCGCCGGCGCACTCGCATCCGCACGTGCACGTGCACCCGCTCCTGCACCACGGGTCCGCGCCGCCGCACACGCACCCACACCCGCACCACCACGCGCTTCCGCACCCCCCGCCGCCTCACCTCGCGGTGCCGCCACGGCCCTGGAGCTACCCGCGCCAAG CGGAATCGGACATGTCCAAGCCACCGTGTTACGAAGAGGCGGTGCTGATGGCCGAGCCGCCACCGCCCTACAGCGAGGTGCTCACGGACACTCGCGGCCTCTACCGCAAGATCGTGACGCCCTTTCTGAGCCGCCGCGATAGCGCGGAGAAACAGGAGCAGCCGCCACCCAGCTACAAGCCGCTTTTCCTGGACCGGGGGTACACCTCGGCGCTGCACCTGCCCAGCGCCCCACGGCCCGCGCCGCCTTGCCCTGCTCTCTGTCTGCAGGCCGACCGCGGCCGCCGAGTCTTCCCGAGCTGGACCGACTCAGAGCTCAGCAGCCGTGAGCCCCTGGAGCACGGAGCTTGGCGCCTGCCGGTCTCCATCCCCTTGTTCGGGAGGACTACAGCCGTATAG